The Gemmatimonadota bacterium genomic sequence ACTCCTTTTCCCGCTCTGGCGTGAGGCCGGCCAGCATCTTGCCCTGTCGCTCGGCCGGCAACGTCTTGAACCAGTCGATCGTATCGCGGGCCGTCACGGCGAGGGGGCGGAAGGTGAGTCCCTGCGCCACCGCACGTTCGATGCTTACGCGACCCCACCCGTCGTTATCGTCACGGGGAGCCACCCAGGTTGGCATGTCGCTCCAGCCACGCACCGCGTGATCAGCAAGGAACTTGTAGTCCACCCAGGTGAGCTTCACGTCGTTGCTCCCGCTGCTGGCCGCGCGACAGCCGGCGAGCATCTCGCCGACGGTGAGCGGGGCGCGCGGCCCGGTCGCGTTGAAGGTCCCGATGATATGGTCTTCACACAGCCGGATGACCCATTCCGAGAGGTCGCGGGCGTCGATCACCTGGTCCGGGTCCTGTCCAGCCCCGGGGCACAACACCTCGCCGCCGCGGTCGATGCGCACCGGCCAGTAGCTGAACCGATCCGTCGGGTCATTCGGTCCGACGATGAGCCCCGGACGCACGATGGTCGTCTTGCCCGGGAACCACTTCTCGCACTCCTTCTCGGAGAGGACCTTGAGCGGGCCGTAGAGGTTGCCCCCGGCCTGCTTGATGGTCATCGGATCTTCTGCGCCGGTGTAGGCCGCCAGCTCGTAGGTCTCGTCCATCCCCGCCTTGCGATAGTGCGCATAGGTCGAGATGGTCGAGATGAAGACGTAGTGATCCGTGTTGCCCTTGAGCACCTGGCCGGCGTCGCGCACCCAGAAGGGGAGGGTGGTCGGGTTGTCGATCACCACGTCCCACTTCTTCCCCTTCAGGGAGGCGAGGTCGCCGGTCATCCGATCACCCTGCAGCTGCTCCACCGACTCAGGCAACCCGGCCTGGCGCCGACCGCGATTGTACACGGTGACCTTGTGGCCGCGGGCGACCGCGTAGCGCACCTGGTACGGTCCGATGAACCCGGTACCCCCGAGGATGAGGATCTTGAGCGGCTCGGCGCGCGGGTGCAGTTCCGCCCGTTCCAAAGCCTCGGCGAACGAACCGGCGCGTGCCAGTGACGGAGCCATCGCCGTGGCGCCGAGTCCGGCGACAGTGCGGGAGAGGAAATCGCGGCGGGATGACATAACGGGGAGGGGAGGAAGTCACACCGCGAGCCGGCTTTCGCGCGGACACGGCCAGACAAGACGGGCGAGCAAGGAGCGCTCCCGCCCCCGGCCGAAGCCAGGGGCCGACGGATCGCGGGAGAACCTACCTCCGGGGCCGGGAGGTCACTACCCTCCGCCGTGGTTGACGGTGAACGCTCCCGTGGTCTACCGTGAGCACGCGCCATTGGAGCAGCGAACCTCCACCGCCTCTACCCGCGCCACTTTCCGGGGCTGACCCGCCCCCTGTCCAGCGTTCTTCCGCCCCATCGACCATGCGCTTCAGACTGCCAGCACTCGCCGCCCTCGCGACCCTGACGACCGTCGGGGCCCATGCCCAGTCGACCCCAAGGACCAAGTGGGATTCGCTCGGCCGATCACTGCTCAAGGAACTGGTCGAGATCAACACGCAGGGCAGCAACGGCAGCACCCTGGCCGCGGCGCAGGCGATGGCGGTTCGCATGAAGCAGCTGGGTTTTGCGGACGCCGACGTGCGGGTCGTGGAGAACGCGCCGAAGAAGGGGAACCTGATCGTCCGCCTGCGTGGACGCGCGACGGGCAAGAAGCCGGTCCTGCTGCTCTCCCATATCGACGTGGTCGAGGCGAAGCCCGAGGACTGGACCCTGCCACCGTACCAGTTCACCGAGAAGGACGGCACCTTCTATGGAAGAGGGGTCGCCGACGACAAGGACGAAGGGGCAGCGCACCTGACGGTGATCGCGCGGATGAAGGCCGAAGGGTTCGTCCCCGATCGTGACATCATCGTGGCGCTGACGGCGGATGAAGAAGGTGGCCCGGCCAACGGTGTCGCGTACCTGCTCGAGAAACACCGCGACCTGATCGAGGCCGAGTATGCGTTCAATGAAGGGGGCGGCGGTCGGGTGAATGCGGCCGGCAAGTATGTGTCGCACGACATCCAGGCGAGCGAGAAGAAGTTCCAGATGTTCACGCTCGAGGCGACGAATCCGGGCGGCCACAGCTCGGTGCCGGTGAAGGACAACGCGATCACGGAGTTGTCAAAGGCGCTGGTGAAGCTGGGGGCGTATGACCTTCCGGTCCGGTTGAACGAGGTGACGCGGGCGTACTTCACGCGGCTCGCACAGACCGTTGAGCCATCGCTGGGAGCGGCGATGAAGGCGGTGGTCGCCAACCCCAATGATGCGGCGGCGGTGGCCAAGGTGTCGGAGGACCCGCGCTACAACTCGCAGCTGCGGACCAGCTGCGTGGCCACGATGCTGGATGGCGGGCACGCGCAGAACGCGTTGCCGCAGCGGGCACGGGCGCAGGTGAACTGTCGCATCCTGCCTGACGAGTCGCCGAGCTATGTGAAGGGGTTGCTGGAGCAGGCCATCGCTGGCACCAAGGTGTCGGTCACCATGCAGGGTGAAGCGCGCAACTCGCCACCGTCGCCGCTGACGCCCGAGCTGATGGGCGAGATCGAGCGGATCACGACCGAGATGTGGCCCGGGGTTCCGG encodes the following:
- a CDS encoding epimerase; the protein is MSSRRDFLSRTVAGLGATAMAPSLARAGSFAEALERAELHPRAEPLKILILGGTGFIGPYQVRYAVARGHKVTVYNRGRRQAGLPESVEQLQGDRMTGDLASLKGKKWDVVIDNPTTLPFWVRDAGQVLKGNTDHYVFISTISTYAHYRKAGMDETYELAAYTGAEDPMTIKQAGGNLYGPLKVLSEKECEKWFPGKTTIVRPGLIVGPNDPTDRFSYWPVRIDRGGEVLCPGAGQDPDQVIDARDLSEWVIRLCEDHIIGTFNATGPRAPLTVGEMLAGCRAASSGSNDVKLTWVDYKFLADHAVRGWSDMPTWVAPRDDNDGWGRVSIERAVAQGLTFRPLAVTARDTIDWFKTLPAERQGKMLAGLTPEREKELLAKWHQLHG
- a CDS encoding M20/M25/M40 family metallo-hydrolase; translation: MRFRLPALAALATLTTVGAHAQSTPRTKWDSLGRSLLKELVEINTQGSNGSTLAAAQAMAVRMKQLGFADADVRVVENAPKKGNLIVRLRGRATGKKPVLLLSHIDVVEAKPEDWTLPPYQFTEKDGTFYGRGVADDKDEGAAHLTVIARMKAEGFVPDRDIIVALTADEEGGPANGVAYLLEKHRDLIEAEYAFNEGGGGRVNAAGKYVSHDIQASEKKFQMFTLEATNPGGHSSVPVKDNAITELSKALVKLGAYDLPVRLNEVTRAYFTRLAQTVEPSLGAAMKAVVANPNDAAAVAKVSEDPRYNSQLRTSCVATMLDGGHAQNALPQRARAQVNCRILPDESPSYVKGLLEQAIAGTKVSVTMQGEARNSPPSPLTPELMGEIERITTEMWPGVPVIPTMSTGATDGVHLRSAGIPVYGVSGLFYGDTFAHGMNERIPTKGFYEGLEFMYRLVKGVSSTRRPVS